A part of Caldisericia bacterium genomic DNA contains:
- a CDS encoding MATE family efflux transporter, with product MKKVTLDEVLNKPLFPIMWKLGWPVMISSILETVYHLADTFWLGHLPQGESGNAVAGLQLAFPSMWFLISFASGFAMAGVALVSQYTGAREHEKANIAASQVVTLTFIFGTLLGIFGFFFIPFLINVLTNAKELTLVANTYLKVIFLGFPFMFLNGIFRAVMVSYGDTLTPMYVSVFTNILNIFLDPVLIFGLGPFPKMGIVGAAVATIFSMFIASAIAMYYLMSGKRGIHVKKEYLKPDFIWIKKIFKIGLPAAIGQSAEAFGFVVLTGIIGRLQHARVAIAAYGIGDRLLSFSFIAIDGLATGLTTIIGQSLGADRIDRASFAAKRGMFFMFIVLCIETFVLVLFRKQLVMLFIPNEIEIIEEGGRFMLYFAPAIPLFGVIRGIMSAFQASGHNTPNMIIAFLRLWGLRVPLSYIFGFTLKMNSTGVWIGMTLSNFITALVATFLFLKGGWKKKVIEEKVEVLV from the coding sequence ATGAAGAAGGTAACACTTGATGAAGTATTAAACAAGCCTCTTTTTCCTATTATGTGGAAACTTGGATGGCCAGTAATGATTTCTTCTATTCTTGAAACTGTTTACCACCTTGCTGATACATTTTGGCTAGGACATCTACCACAGGGAGAAAGTGGAAATGCTGTAGCAGGTCTTCAACTTGCATTTCCTAGTATGTGGTTTTTAATTTCTTTTGCGTCTGGCTTTGCAATGGCAGGAGTTGCTCTTGTCTCTCAATATACAGGAGCAAGAGAACATGAAAAAGCAAATATTGCAGCATCTCAAGTTGTAACTTTAACTTTTATTTTTGGAACACTTCTTGGAATATTTGGATTCTTTTTTATCCCATTTTTAATAAATGTGTTAACAAATGCAAAAGAGTTGACCTTAGTTGCAAATACTTATCTTAAAGTTATTTTTTTAGGTTTTCCTTTTATGTTTTTAAATGGAATTTTTAGAGCAGTTATGGTTTCTTATGGAGATACCCTCACTCCTATGTATGTCTCTGTCTTTACAAATATTTTAAATATTTTTTTAGACCCAGTTTTAATTTTTGGTCTTGGCCCATTCCCTAAAATGGGAATAGTTGGTGCAGCTGTTGCAACAATATTTTCAATGTTTATTGCATCTGCAATTGCAATGTACTATCTTATGAGTGGAAAAAGGGGAATTCATGTTAAAAAAGAATATTTAAAACCAGATTTTATTTGGATTAAAAAAATATTTAAGATTGGTCTTCCTGCTGCAATAGGGCAAAGCGCTGAAGCATTTGGTTTTGTTGTTTTAACTGGAATTATTGGAAGATTACAACATGCAAGAGTTGCAATTGCAGCATATGGAATAGGCGATAGACTACTCTCATTTTCTTTTATTGCAATTGATGGGCTTGCTACAGGTCTTACAACAATAATTGGACAATCGCTTGGTGCAGATAGAATTGATAGAGCATCTTTTGCAGCGAAAAGGGGAATGTTTTTTATGTTTATTGTTTTATGTATAGAGACTTTTGTGTTAGTTTTATTTAGAAAACAATTAGTGATGTTATTTATTCCTAATGAGATAGAAATTATTGAAGAAGGTGGAAGATTTATGCTTTATTTTGCACCAGCAATTCCATTGTTTGGAGTGATAAGAGGTATTATGTCAGCATTTCAAGCATCTGGACATAACACTCCAAATATGATTATTGCATTTTTAAGATTATGGGGATTAAGAGTTCCTTTAAGTTATATTTTTGGTTTTACACTAAAAATGAATTCAACAGGTGTATGGATTGGAATGACTTTAAGTAATTTTATAACTGCTCTTGTTGCAACATTTCTATTTCTAAAAGGTGGTTGGAAAAAGAAGGTCATTGAAGAAAAAGTTGAGGTTTTGGTTTAA
- a CDS encoding TetR/AcrR family transcriptional regulator, whose protein sequence is MPKNTFFNLSAKKRKKILKTLIKYFGKNPYDKVDIDDVAKECKVSKGSMYQYFVNKKDMYFYAIKEAIKKMFEISKKIDFEKINVFDYLIESFESNWKLFLEYPDEYLLLERALFGFDIQFKEEINKLFLNKFRESLKLIIEKNQKNGFVRDDIPIDLILIFMEGAVMNFKKYIIDYALNKGISSKELPVSFLKELQNYFVKLLRNGLSK, encoded by the coding sequence ATGCCAAAAAATACTTTTTTTAATTTAAGTGCTAAAAAGAGGAAAAAGATATTAAAAACACTTATAAAATATTTTGGAAAAAATCCATATGATAAGGTCGACATAGATGATGTTGCAAAGGAATGTAAAGTATCTAAAGGCAGTATGTATCAATATTTTGTTAATAAAAAAGATATGTATTTTTATGCCATAAAAGAGGCAATAAAGAAAATGTTTGAAATTTCAAAGAAAATTGATTTTGAAAAAATAAATGTTTTTGATTATCTTATTGAATCCTTTGAATCAAATTGGAAACTTTTCTTAGAATATCCAGATGAATATCTTCTTCTTGAAAGAGCACTTTTTGGTTTTGATATTCAATTTAAAGAAGAGATAAATAAACTTTTTTTGAATAAATTTAGAGAGAGCTTGAAATTAATAATAGAAAAAAACCAAAAGAATGGGTTTGTAAGAGATGATATACCAATAGATTTGATTCTTATTTTTATGGAAGGCGCTGTAATGAATTTCAAAAAATATATAATAGATTATGCATTAAATAAAGGAATTTCATCAAAAGAACTTCCAGTTAGTTTTTTGAAAGAACTTCAAAATTATTTTGTTAAATTATTAAGAAACGGATTATCTAAATAA
- a CDS encoding nucleoside deaminase: MRKNLDQFMEIAIQEAKKGLEEGGIPIGSVLVSKDGKILGKGHNRRVQDNDPLAHAEIVAIRNAGRIKSYKDKILYTTLMPCYLCSGAIVQFGIKKVIVGESETFSGDRKFLEEHGVEVIDLDLDECKELMKKFINEKPELWLEDIGEL; this comes from the coding sequence ATGAGAAAGAATCTTGATCAATTTATGGAAATTGCAATTCAAGAGGCAAAAAAGGGTTTAGAAGAAGGTGGAATACCAATTGGTTCAGTTTTAGTGAGTAAAGATGGAAAAATTTTAGGAAAAGGTCATAATAGAAGAGTTCAAGATAATGATCCACTTGCACATGCTGAAATTGTTGCAATAAGAAACGCAGGAAGAATAAAAAGTTATAAAGACAAAATTTTATACACAACTCTTATGCCATGTTATTTATGTTCTGGTGCAATTGTTCAATTTGGAATTAAAAAAGTAATTGTTGGAGAATCAGAAACTTTTTCTGGAGATAGAAAATTTCTTGAAGAACATGGAGTTGAAGTTATTGATTTAGATCTTGATGAATGTAAAGAGTTAATGAAAAAATTTATTAATGAAAAACCTGAATTATGGCTTGAAGATATAGGAGAACTTTAA
- a CDS encoding ABC transporter ATP-binding protein, which yields MEKVIEANRITYSYGKNLAVDHISFFVNKGEILGFLGPNGAGKTTTFKMLIGLLKPNEGEAKILGIDVSKEPKKVQKHIGVCFEYTNLYEDLSAKENLILFANLFGIKNFKPDELLEKVGLKGKEKDLVKTFSKGMKQRLMVARSLVNDPEILFLDEPTQGLDPVSSEDIRKIIIEEKKKGKTIFLTTHDMYEADVLSDRVAFINNGKIVAIDNPLNLKTRFGKRGLKIILQKENGEIYEKEIILDRDESIEEILKTFKSEKVVTVHSEEATLEDIFIQITGRGLKE from the coding sequence ATGGAAAAAGTTATAGAAGCAAATAGAATAACATATAGTTATGGAAAAAATCTTGCAGTTGATCATATAAGTTTTTTTGTTAACAAAGGAGAGATATTAGGTTTTCTTGGGCCAAATGGTGCAGGGAAAACAACCACTTTTAAAATGTTAATAGGGCTTCTTAAACCAAATGAAGGTGAAGCAAAAATTTTAGGAATTGATGTATCAAAAGAGCCTAAAAAAGTTCAAAAGCATATTGGTGTTTGTTTTGAATATACAAATTTGTATGAAGATTTATCTGCAAAAGAGAATCTTATTCTTTTTGCAAATTTATTTGGAATAAAAAATTTTAAACCAGATGAACTTCTTGAAAAAGTTGGATTAAAAGGAAAAGAGAAAGATTTAGTTAAAACTTTTTCTAAAGGCATGAAACAAAGATTAATGGTTGCTCGCTCTTTAGTAAATGATCCAGAGATTCTTTTCCTTGATGAACCAACGCAAGGTCTAGACCCAGTTTCTTCTGAAGATATTAGAAAAATAATTATTGAAGAAAAGAAAAAAGGAAAAACAATATTTTTAACAACTCATGATATGTATGAAGCAGATGTTTTATCTGATAGAGTTGCATTTATCAATAATGGAAAAATAGTCGCTATTGATAATCCACTAAATTTAAAAACTAGATTTGGAAAAAGAGGCCTTAAGATAATACTTCAAAAGGAAAATGGAGAAATTTATGAAAAAGAAATAATACTTGATAGAGATGAATCTATTGAAGAAATATTAAAAACTTTTAAAAGTGAAAAAGTAGTTACAGTTCATAGTGAAGAAGCCACCCTCGAAGATATTTTTATACAAATAACAGGAAGAGGTCTAAAGGAATGA